A segment of the Panicum hallii strain FIL2 chromosome 1, PHallii_v3.1, whole genome shotgun sequence genome:
CCCTTGGGCCCGACCTGCACCTCCGGGCAGTACCCGCAGGTGTGCACGCTGTACTTCTTCATCAGCCTCGCCGCGCCGGAACGCATGTCGAGCCAGGACTGCAGCGTCCGGGAGGCCAGCTCGGGCACCgtcacctcctcctccttttgCTCATTACTGGCGTCGGGTGAGGCAGAACAGATCGAGGTTGGCGCCGCTGGAGACGGCAACGGTGAGCAAGCTGGTGGTTCAGGTAACGCCCCTGGAGACGGCAACGGTGAGCAAGCTGGTGGTTCAGGTAACGCCCCTGGTTCCGAGTTGCCTGCTTCGTCCGGCTCGAAGTCTGCGATCCTGCCTTCGATGGAGTAGACCGGCCTAGTGCGCCGCTTGGCCGGGTAGCGTTCGACGTCCACGCCCGCCTGGATGCAGAGCTCCAGGATCGCGGGGAGCCTCGGGACGTCGTACTTCTCCTTGTGCACCACCCTGGGCTTGCCGACGCGGTCGAACAGGTGGTAGCAGTAGGGGAAGCCGACGACGTCGCGCACGGTCCCCGGCAGCCACACGTGCAGGGAGTTCCTCGCGCCGCTGTCACGGCCCTCGCACGTCCTGATCTCGTGACCGACGCGGCCGACGTGCACCTCCGGACAAAACCTGGCAAGAAACATTTTCATCATGCTGTGATGTTCTTGAACAATTTGCACAGATACTGATGATTGTTCGATCTGCAGTGTTGAGAGCTTGACTCACCTGCATCGCTTCACCGGGATGGCGTCCTCGCCCTCGACGAGTCTGGTCAGTCCGTCGAGGAGCCGCTCCCTCGCGGCGTGCACGCGGCGGGCGACCACGACGAGGTGCGGCACGAGGAGGCCGTTGTCGGGCGGGTGCTCCAGCACGCGGCACGGGTTCTCCCGCCGGGCCTGCCTCTCCTCCTTGGCGCGACGGATAAGCACCCTCATCGGCGTCACGTACGGCTTCCGCTCCCACCTCCTCCCGGGCCGAGGCACGTCGGCGTACGGGACCACCTCGTCCTCCTCCGGCTccctaccgccgccgcccacgTGAAGCCATCTCGTCCTGGCACCGACCGGAGGGGGCGGTGGCTCGGCCCATGCGACAAGTTGGCGCGCGAAGAGGGCACGCAGTGGCCGGAGGATCCCCTGCATCTGTAAGACGTCCACTGCCGCGCCTAGTTCTGCACCGGCATTCCGTCGAGCACCTTACGGGCGCGATCCTGTTGTGGACGAAGGAGGAGCGCGGGAGCGCTTTGCAACGTCGAGCAGCTGGGCGCCGGGGCACGCAGGCACATACACGGACACGGTACGAGCGACCTCAGTCCAGCAAGCGCTCAGCGGGAGCGCCGGGCTTCACCGCCGCCGGAGAGGACCTCTTCAAATTGGGGGTAGAGATTGTTTGCCGTTCAAGGATGGAAGGCAAACTATTTAAGCGGCACGGACGTCCGATCAAGTACTCGGTAAGTAGACAACCAAAAACCAGGATCACTCGAGCGACCTGTGAGTTTGTGAGGAGTTCAACAGCGGAAGAATTTGAATATTAGAAGATAGTTTTCAA
Coding sequences within it:
- the LOC112901527 gene encoding APO protein 3, mitochondrial isoform X2; translated protein: MQGILRPLRALFARQLVAWAEPPPPPVGARTRWLHVGGGGREPEEDEVVPYADVPRPGRRWERKPYVTPMRVLIRRAKEERQARRENPCRVLEHPPDNGLLVPHLVVVARRVHAARERLLDGLTRLVEGEDAIPVKRCRFCPEVHVGRVGHEIRTCEGRDSGARNSLHVWLPGTVRDVVGFPYCYHLFDRVGKPRVVHKEKYDVPRLPAILELCIQAGVDVERYPAKRRTRPVYSIEGRIADFEPDEAGNSEPGALPEPPACSPLPSPAAPTSICSASPDASNEQKEEEVTVPELASRTLQSWLDMRSGAARLMKKYSVHTCGYCPEVQVGPKGHKVRMCRATKHQQRDGQHAWQEATVDDLVRPSYVWHVADPGDGSPLANELKRYYGKAPAVVELCVQAGAPVPAAYRSMMRLDVVPPARDEYDLVA
- the LOC112901527 gene encoding APO protein 3, mitochondrial isoform X1, which codes for MQGILRPLRALFARQLVAWAEPPPPPVGARTRWLHVGGGGREPEEDEVVPYADVPRPGRRWERKPYVTPMRVLIRRAKEERQARRENPCRVLEHPPDNGLLVPHLVVVARRVHAARERLLDGLTRLVEGEDAIPVKRCRFCPEVHVGRVGHEIRTCEGRDSGARNSLHVWLPGTVRDVVGFPYCYHLFDRVGKPRVVHKEKYDVPRLPAILELCIQAGVDVERYPAKRRTRPVYSIEGRIADFEPDEAGNSEPGALPEPPACSPLPSPGALPEPPACSPLPSPAAPTSICSASPDASNEQKEEEVTVPELASRTLQSWLDMRSGAARLMKKYSVHTCGYCPEVQVGPKGHKVRMCRATKHQQRDGQHAWQEATVDDLVRPSYVWHVADPGDGSPLANELKRYYGKAPAVVELCVQAGAPVPAAYRSMMRLDVVPPARDEYDLVA